One window of the Mycobacterium xenopi genome contains the following:
- a CDS encoding CaiB/BaiF CoA-transferase family protein, which translates to MSEALDGRPTPLDDLRVLEISDRIAGSYCGKLLVDAGAEVRKIEPPQGDPLRSFTASRSAVPETADAPLFSYLNAGKRSLRTSPDSERCRAELAAADIVVVTATRSQAAQLGINPQQLLADSPQVVVVTISDFGWAGPYAERAASEFTLQAWAGSTGFRGDPAGPPIAIGGDLGEYMGGALAAFGALAVRRRVERGGAGEHLDMSMLEAITLMQSSEWLHSQLLRVPPVTRTIEVPSIEPAKDGYVGITMVTGQQWLDFAAMVDCPQLTEIPQLRFQIGRWEYRDLIRELIGPWLAERTVEEIVELGQLFRLPIAPLGNGSTIREMAYMRERGVFVSNPAGFHQPRPPWLMSRCRPAPLRRAPTLGEADDEAPWQPRKFAGNASDRRLPLEGVRVVDLTAFWAGPAATHLLAAFGADVVKVESIQRPDGIRYSGGMRTDVEDWWEYGWVFHAMNTNKRSVTLDLGSDDGKRLFMTLVAGADAVIENFSPRVMDHFGLTADTLLAVNPKLVVARMPAFGLDGPWRDRVGFAPTMEQIAGLAWVTGLPDGPPVAPRGACDPLAGVHAAFAVLAALHYAYDTGLGQLVELPMIETVLNATAIQPMEFEVFGVTLSRQGNRGHGQALQNLYRCAGDDDWIAVTVATDNQWRALVELMGRPSWCDDPALATVAGRRARADDIDRRLQDWFASQDLGLAVERLAEGGIPAAPVVSPSLVTENVQLRDRGFFELLEHPRTGPGWYPRPPFAPLAGRIRWLLRPPPTLGEHNEEVLSDQCGLSKADLERLTASGVIGTRPKGA; encoded by the coding sequence GTGAGCGAGGCGCTGGACGGCCGACCGACACCGCTTGACGACTTGCGGGTCCTCGAGATCAGCGACCGGATCGCCGGTAGCTACTGCGGGAAGCTTCTGGTCGATGCCGGCGCGGAAGTGCGGAAAATCGAACCGCCACAAGGTGATCCGCTGCGCAGTTTCACCGCTAGCCGGTCGGCGGTGCCAGAAACTGCGGACGCACCACTGTTCAGCTACCTCAACGCCGGGAAACGCAGCCTGAGGACCTCGCCGGATTCCGAGCGATGCCGCGCCGAACTCGCCGCCGCCGACATCGTGGTGGTCACTGCCACCCGGTCACAAGCAGCGCAGCTCGGCATCAATCCCCAGCAGTTGCTGGCGGACTCGCCGCAGGTTGTCGTCGTGACGATCTCCGACTTCGGCTGGGCGGGCCCCTACGCCGAGCGCGCCGCAAGCGAGTTCACGCTGCAGGCCTGGGCTGGTTCGACCGGTTTTCGCGGCGACCCTGCCGGACCGCCCATCGCGATCGGCGGCGACTTGGGGGAATACATGGGCGGCGCGCTCGCCGCATTCGGCGCGTTGGCAGTGCGCCGCCGTGTCGAGCGCGGCGGTGCGGGTGAGCACCTCGACATGTCCATGCTCGAAGCGATCACGCTGATGCAAAGCAGCGAATGGCTGCACTCACAGCTGCTGCGGGTGCCGCCGGTCACCCGCACCATCGAAGTGCCCTCCATCGAGCCGGCCAAGGACGGCTACGTCGGGATCACCATGGTTACCGGTCAACAGTGGCTCGACTTCGCCGCGATGGTCGACTGCCCGCAATTGACCGAGATCCCGCAGCTGCGTTTCCAGATCGGCCGGTGGGAATACCGCGACCTCATTCGTGAGCTCATCGGTCCCTGGTTGGCCGAACGCACCGTCGAGGAGATCGTCGAACTCGGGCAGTTGTTCCGCTTGCCGATCGCGCCGCTGGGCAACGGCTCGACGATCCGCGAGATGGCCTACATGCGCGAGCGCGGCGTCTTCGTGAGCAACCCCGCCGGCTTCCACCAGCCGCGACCGCCGTGGCTTATGTCGCGGTGCCGGCCGGCGCCGTTGCGTCGTGCACCCACCCTCGGGGAAGCCGACGACGAGGCACCCTGGCAACCAAGGAAATTCGCGGGTAACGCCTCGGATCGCCGGTTGCCGCTGGAAGGTGTCCGCGTTGTCGATCTGACCGCGTTTTGGGCCGGCCCGGCCGCGACCCACCTGCTGGCCGCGTTCGGCGCGGACGTGGTCAAGGTGGAGTCGATCCAGCGTCCCGACGGCATCCGCTATTCGGGGGGCATGCGCACCGACGTCGAGGACTGGTGGGAATACGGCTGGGTTTTCCACGCCATGAACACCAACAAGCGTTCGGTGACACTGGATTTGGGATCTGATGACGGCAAGCGGCTGTTCATGACATTGGTGGCCGGCGCCGACGCGGTGATCGAGAACTTTTCGCCGCGGGTAATGGACCACTTCGGGTTGACCGCAGACACCCTGCTAGCGGTCAACCCCAAGCTGGTAGTGGCCCGCATGCCCGCATTCGGTCTGGACGGTCCGTGGCGCGACCGTGTCGGGTTTGCCCCGACCATGGAGCAGATCGCCGGGCTCGCCTGGGTGACCGGCTTGCCGGACGGTCCGCCCGTCGCACCACGAGGAGCGTGCGATCCGCTGGCGGGGGTACACGCCGCGTTCGCGGTGCTGGCCGCGCTGCACTACGCCTACGACACTGGGCTGGGCCAGCTGGTCGAATTGCCGATGATCGAGACGGTGCTCAACGCCACCGCCATCCAGCCGATGGAATTCGAGGTCTTCGGGGTGACGCTGAGCCGTCAAGGCAACCGCGGGCATGGGCAGGCCTTGCAGAACCTCTATCGGTGCGCCGGGGATGACGACTGGATCGCCGTCACCGTGGCTACCGATAACCAGTGGCGCGCGCTGGTCGAGTTGATGGGCCGACCGTCGTGGTGCGATGACCCGGCGCTGGCGACCGTGGCCGGGCGGCGCGCGCGCGCCGACGACATCGATCGCCGGCTACAGGACTGGTTCGCCAGCCAGGATCTGGGTCTCGCGGTGGAACGCTTGGCCGAGGGGGGCATTCCTGCCGCGCCCGTCGTGTCGCCATCGTTGGTGACGGAGAACGTGCAATTACGCGACCGCGGATTCTTCGAATTGCTCGAGCACCCGCGCACCGGGCCAGGGTGGTATCCGCGTCCGCCGTTCGCGCCGCTGGCCGGCCGGATCCGGTGGTTGCTGCGCCCGCCGCCCACCCTCGGGGAGCACAATGAAGAGGTGCTGAGCGATCAGTGCGGGCTTAGCAAGGCAGATCTGGAGCGGCTGACAGCGAGCGGGGTGATCGGAACCCGACCCAAGGGCGCTTGA
- a CDS encoding AMP-binding protein yields the protein MRGVGPADFGVDRFSVPAVLDRRAQQYPDRVMMSIAGTPVTFEQMRQRSRAAASVLVELGVGRGDGVALYTATCPEWVYFWLGAARIGAVTAAVNAAHKGDFLLHALRLSRAKVVITDPERRPRLDDVAAQLDTVNHVMVQGNSLDSLLSRGTARPVIDNPADVGEVGSLFFTSGTTGPSKAVATTWHYLFTVAASVAAAWEFAPGEVLWTAMPLFHLSAAPSVLAPMLVGATTVLAAAFHPSEVWDEIRACGAVGFAGAGAMVSMLWNQPADPRDAQLPLRFISAAPIDAAIYRDIEKRYRCRIVTMYGLTEAFPLTVKGVAEEGVPGTSGRPNPSFEVRIVDTDGNPLPAGKAGEIACRARYPHVMSEGYVAPDADQPGLRIQRHPPWFRTGDLGVLDGNGNLTWLDRLKDSLRRRGENISSVEVEGIVMRHPAVVEAAVVGVPSELGEDDILLFVTVRPEVTLDHAELLDFCAERMPYFCVPRYVEIVNDLPKTVIGRVRKDILRARGVGPRAWDRESHGYIVSR from the coding sequence ATGCGCGGTGTCGGTCCGGCTGATTTCGGGGTAGACCGGTTCAGCGTTCCGGCGGTACTCGATCGTCGCGCCCAGCAGTATCCGGACCGGGTGATGATGTCCATCGCCGGAACGCCGGTGACCTTCGAGCAGATGCGACAGCGGTCTCGCGCGGCCGCGAGCGTCCTGGTGGAGCTGGGCGTTGGCCGGGGCGACGGCGTCGCTTTGTATACCGCGACGTGCCCGGAATGGGTCTACTTCTGGCTGGGCGCGGCGCGAATCGGCGCGGTGACCGCTGCGGTGAACGCCGCGCACAAGGGTGATTTTCTACTGCACGCCCTGCGGCTGTCGCGGGCGAAGGTGGTCATCACCGATCCCGAGCGCCGGCCACGCCTAGACGATGTGGCCGCGCAGCTGGATACCGTGAATCACGTTATGGTGCAAGGAAACTCGCTAGACAGCCTGCTGAGCCGCGGCACTGCCCGCCCGGTCATCGACAATCCGGCAGATGTCGGGGAAGTCGGGTCGCTGTTTTTCACATCCGGTACCACTGGTCCATCGAAAGCGGTTGCCACCACGTGGCATTACCTCTTCACCGTGGCCGCGAGCGTGGCCGCCGCGTGGGAGTTCGCGCCCGGTGAGGTGCTGTGGACCGCGATGCCCCTGTTTCACCTCAGCGCGGCGCCGTCGGTGCTGGCGCCCATGCTGGTCGGCGCGACGACCGTGCTGGCAGCGGCTTTTCATCCCAGCGAGGTGTGGGACGAGATACGTGCTTGCGGCGCAGTCGGATTCGCCGGTGCCGGCGCAATGGTGTCGATGCTGTGGAATCAGCCAGCCGATCCCCGTGATGCGCAGCTGCCGCTGCGCTTCATCTCAGCGGCGCCCATCGACGCCGCAATCTACCGCGATATCGAAAAGCGCTACCGCTGCCGAATCGTCACCATGTACGGCCTGACCGAGGCTTTTCCCCTCACCGTCAAAGGTGTTGCCGAGGAAGGGGTACCAGGAACGTCGGGCCGACCCAATCCGAGTTTCGAGGTCCGCATCGTCGACACCGACGGGAATCCGCTGCCGGCAGGAAAGGCTGGCGAAATCGCCTGCCGCGCCAGGTATCCGCATGTGATGAGCGAAGGCTATGTGGCGCCCGACGCAGACCAGCCAGGCCTGCGCATCCAGCGGCATCCGCCGTGGTTTCGAACCGGGGACCTCGGTGTGCTCGACGGGAACGGCAATCTGACTTGGCTTGACCGGCTCAAAGACTCGCTGCGCAGGCGCGGCGAGAATATCTCCTCGGTCGAGGTAGAGGGCATCGTCATGCGCCACCCGGCTGTGGTCGAGGCGGCGGTAGTCGGTGTACCAAGCGAATTGGGCGAGGACGATATCCTGCTGTTCGTCACGGTGCGCCCCGAGGTCACACTGGATCACGCCGAGCTGCTCGACTTCTGCGCTGAGCGGATGCCGTACTTCTGTGTACCGCGATATGTCGAGATCGTGAACGATCTGCCAAAAACTGTCATCGGCCGGGTGCGCAAGGATATTCTTCGCGCCCGGGGTGTCGGCC
- a CDS encoding cytochrome P450 — protein sequence MTTAAVDLSDLDLWRNGFPDGLFAELRRTRPLFRHDRTPGVAKTGVQRDFWITTKHRHAVRLHRDPDSFTAVDGPLIQPIDSFLSYPTIIDMDPPELNRRRKLISSAFNPRAIAKLEDGIRARAKRMIDHLISQGGGDWITDVADQLPMSVIGDIIGIPERDRPRIFTAFDRILTARAPQGRLSEQDEAELYSTVFGYALELTAQKRREPADDIWSTLATAEITGDDGEKFRLPTNELEIFFFVLAFAGSDTTKNALASGLQAFVANPEQIERYRDEEALRPSAVEEVLRWATPVAYWTRTAKVDVEMDGQHIPKGDRVVSMLRSANRDEEVFDDPFRFDIGRQPNPHVAFGGGGPHHCLGAMLARAELRAVLDELLLRCDNIAVGPPKVAHPNLVTNMQIYDEMAISLTAR from the coding sequence ATGACGACCGCGGCAGTGGATCTTTCCGATTTAGACTTGTGGCGCAACGGTTTTCCCGACGGTTTGTTCGCCGAGCTGCGGCGCACCAGGCCGCTGTTTCGCCACGACCGCACCCCCGGCGTCGCCAAGACCGGTGTCCAGCGTGATTTCTGGATAACCACCAAGCATCGGCACGCCGTGCGTCTTCACCGTGACCCCGACTCGTTCACCGCAGTGGACGGCCCCCTAATCCAGCCCATCGACTCGTTCCTGTCCTACCCGACGATCATCGACATGGATCCGCCCGAGTTGAACAGGCGGCGCAAACTCATCTCGAGTGCGTTCAACCCGCGGGCGATCGCCAAGCTGGAGGACGGCATCCGGGCGCGTGCCAAGCGGATGATCGACCACCTCATCAGTCAAGGTGGCGGCGACTGGATCACCGACGTCGCCGACCAGCTACCCATGAGTGTCATCGGCGACATCATCGGTATCCCGGAGCGCGATCGGCCGCGGATCTTCACCGCCTTCGACCGCATCCTGACTGCGCGCGCACCACAAGGCCGGCTCAGCGAACAAGACGAAGCCGAACTCTACTCCACCGTTTTCGGGTATGCGCTGGAGCTCACTGCCCAGAAGCGGCGCGAGCCCGCCGACGACATCTGGAGCACGCTGGCCACCGCCGAGATCACCGGCGACGACGGTGAAAAGTTCCGCCTACCGACTAATGAGCTCGAGATTTTCTTCTTCGTGCTGGCCTTCGCTGGCAGCGATACCACCAAGAACGCCCTCGCGTCCGGTCTTCAGGCGTTCGTCGCGAATCCCGAACAGATCGAGCGCTACCGCGACGAGGAGGCGTTGCGTCCCTCCGCGGTTGAAGAGGTGCTGCGCTGGGCGACCCCGGTGGCATACTGGACCCGCACCGCCAAGGTCGACGTCGAAATGGACGGCCAGCACATCCCCAAGGGCGACCGGGTGGTGTCGATGCTGCGCTCGGCAAACCGCGACGAAGAGGTGTTCGACGACCCGTTCAGGTTCGACATCGGCCGTCAGCCCAACCCGCACGTGGCATTCGGCGGTGGTGGGCCGCACCATTGCCTGGGCGCCATGCTGGCGCGCGCGGAGCTGCGCGCTGTGCTCGACGAGCTGCTGTTGCGCTGCGACAACATCGCCGTTGGACCACCCAAGGTGGCCCACCCCAACTTGGTCACCAATATGCAGATCTACGACGAGATGGCGATCTCGCTCACCGCTCGCTAG
- a CDS encoding FadR/GntR family transcriptional regulator, producing the protein MTTLGVGPEARRRLSAPRIAEIVADELRRQIIDGELADGDLLPRQEVLVEQFNVSLVSLREALRILETEGLVSVRRGNRGGAVVHAPAKTSAAYMLGLLLQSEYVGVADLGAALRELEPACAALAAQRPDRADTLVPELKQINDAMAAHLDDGRQFTEIGRQFHDALVRGCGNKTIIAVVGTLETLWTSHEQQWADESAARGTYPSLANRRAVLNTHIKLTEMIEAGDVDRARRIAARHLADTQTHVLAGRPDQRIYALSPQALSRPRDARRL; encoded by the coding sequence ATGACCACGCTGGGAGTCGGCCCGGAGGCGCGCCGTCGGTTGTCTGCGCCACGGATCGCCGAGATCGTCGCAGACGAGTTGCGGCGCCAGATCATCGACGGCGAACTGGCCGACGGTGATCTATTGCCGCGCCAAGAAGTGCTTGTCGAGCAATTCAATGTGAGCCTCGTGTCCCTGCGGGAAGCGTTGCGGATCTTGGAGACCGAGGGGCTGGTGTCGGTTCGGCGCGGCAACCGGGGTGGTGCCGTCGTACACGCGCCGGCGAAGACCAGTGCCGCCTACATGCTCGGGCTGCTGCTGCAAAGCGAATACGTCGGGGTCGCCGATCTGGGTGCCGCACTGCGGGAACTCGAACCCGCGTGCGCGGCGCTGGCCGCCCAGCGACCTGACCGGGCCGACACGCTCGTACCCGAGCTCAAGCAGATCAACGATGCAATGGCCGCGCATCTCGACGACGGTCGTCAATTCACCGAAATCGGCCGCCAATTCCACGACGCGCTCGTCCGTGGGTGCGGAAACAAGACCATCATCGCAGTGGTCGGCACGCTGGAAACGCTGTGGACCAGCCACGAGCAGCAGTGGGCCGACGAGAGCGCGGCCCGCGGCACCTACCCGTCGCTGGCCAATCGTCGCGCGGTGCTCAACACGCACATCAAGCTGACCGAGATGATCGAGGCGGGCGACGTCGACCGCGCGCGGCGCATCGCGGCCCGCCACCTCGCCGACACCCAGACCCATGTGTTGGCCGGTCGGCCCGATCAGCGGATCTATGCGCTGTCGCCGCAGGCCCTGTCCCGGCCGCGGGATGCCCGCCGCCTGTAG
- a CDS encoding SDR family oxidoreductase, with protein sequence MRTALVTGGSGGIGKACARKLCDLGYDVVLCARREEPLRAAADEIGARYLVADASDPVAFPSAIATLETIDLVVHAAGVLGGTYARKQTVEQWRAIISANLDSCFVVTSAVLPRMQAGSRLVFISSSAAHEPMMARTAYSASKAGMNAFARALALEVDRDGIAVHIVTPGPVETEMLQDVPFEMHAIQVSDVAEAVAWLDTVDPSVDLPEIRLQAVRRGPFARPPIVPTEARRRAAARHTD encoded by the coding sequence GTGAGAACCGCATTGGTCACCGGCGGCAGCGGTGGAATCGGCAAGGCATGCGCACGAAAGCTGTGCGACCTCGGCTACGACGTGGTGCTCTGCGCACGCCGCGAGGAACCGTTGCGGGCCGCGGCCGACGAGATCGGTGCCCGCTACCTCGTGGCCGACGCGTCCGATCCCGTGGCATTTCCCAGCGCGATAGCCACATTGGAGACCATCGATCTCGTCGTGCATGCGGCGGGAGTCCTGGGCGGAACCTACGCGCGCAAGCAGACAGTCGAGCAGTGGCGGGCGATCATATCCGCCAACCTGGATTCCTGCTTCGTGGTGACGTCGGCGGTCCTGCCCCGAATGCAGGCAGGCTCGCGGCTGGTATTCATTTCGTCCTCCGCGGCGCACGAGCCGATGATGGCGCGCACCGCCTACTCGGCGTCGAAGGCCGGTATGAACGCATTCGCCCGCGCGCTGGCGCTGGAGGTCGACCGCGACGGCATCGCGGTCCATATTGTGACGCCGGGACCGGTGGAAACCGAGATGCTGCAAGACGTTCCGTTCGAGATGCACGCGATCCAGGTCTCCGATGTCGCCGAGGCCGTCGCGTGGCTAGACACCGTGGACCCGTCGGTGGACCTGCCGGAAATCCGGCTGCAGGCGGTGCGGCGCGGCCCCTTCGCTCGGCCGCCGATCGTGCCGACCGAGGCTCGCCGACGCGCGGCGGCACGCCACACAGATTGA
- a CDS encoding ferredoxin, which produces MRVVVDETLCEANGFCESLAPDIFRLGDAEVVQIADGPVPQDREIDVRAAVDQCPKAALRIVD; this is translated from the coding sequence ATGCGGGTGGTTGTGGACGAAACATTGTGTGAAGCCAACGGATTCTGCGAATCACTGGCCCCGGACATTTTCCGGCTTGGCGACGCCGAAGTGGTGCAGATCGCTGACGGTCCGGTCCCGCAGGACCGCGAGATCGACGTCCGCGCCGCCGTCGACCAGTGCCCGAAGGCGGCGCTACGGATCGTCGACTGA
- a CDS encoding aromatic ring-hydroxylating oxygenase subunit alpha — translation MTHTVSDPATDPSEREFGPSGIALSKYRFPTGWFIVAFASDLGAGDVKRVHYFGEELVLFRTESGRVHVLDAYCQHLGAHLGVGGTVEGENIVCPWHGWRWRGDGTNALIPYSKIGCKQNVRIRTYPSVEWYGFILVWHERHGRLPYWQPPVLPELETGEYYPLHPHSRMLNRVKVHAQMIIENAADPYHVQYVHKAANPATTASFEVSGYHLHATVNANFGGGRERTWLTPNGPVDAKIIYDNYSLGLGIVRFPSELVATIQVTGQTPVDEDYTDYFYTQASVREPGDTGDVPTGRAARFLALQQEVVKQDFFTWENMKYLEKPNLAPEEARDYAALRRWAHRFYPGEDPSPNDFGYTPDGEPDPAAAQA, via the coding sequence GTGACTCATACGGTTTCAGACCCCGCCACGGATCCGTCGGAACGCGAGTTCGGGCCGAGCGGCATCGCGCTGTCGAAGTACCGATTCCCGACGGGGTGGTTCATCGTCGCGTTCGCCTCGGACCTAGGAGCCGGGGACGTCAAGCGGGTGCACTACTTCGGCGAGGAATTGGTGCTGTTCCGCACCGAATCCGGCCGGGTGCACGTGCTCGACGCCTACTGTCAGCACCTCGGCGCGCACCTTGGGGTCGGCGGCACGGTCGAGGGCGAAAATATCGTCTGTCCCTGGCACGGGTGGCGCTGGCGCGGCGACGGCACCAACGCGCTGATCCCGTACAGCAAGATCGGCTGCAAACAAAATGTTCGCATCCGCACCTATCCCAGCGTGGAATGGTATGGCTTCATCCTGGTCTGGCACGAGCGCCATGGTCGGTTGCCCTACTGGCAACCGCCCGTCCTACCGGAGCTGGAGACCGGGGAGTACTACCCGCTGCACCCACACAGCCGGATGCTCAACCGGGTCAAGGTGCACGCCCAGATGATCATCGAAAACGCTGCCGACCCCTACCATGTCCAGTACGTACACAAGGCCGCCAACCCGGCCACCACTGCGTCTTTCGAAGTCTCCGGTTATCACCTGCACGCCACGGTCAACGCGAACTTCGGCGGGGGCCGCGAACGCACCTGGTTGACCCCGAACGGACCGGTCGACGCCAAGATCATCTACGACAACTACTCACTTGGGCTGGGCATCGTCCGGTTCCCCAGCGAGCTGGTCGCCACCATCCAGGTCACCGGGCAAACACCGGTCGACGAGGACTACACCGACTACTTCTACACCCAGGCGTCTGTTCGCGAACCGGGCGACACCGGCGACGTGCCCACCGGACGGGCCGCGCGGTTTTTGGCGCTGCAACAAGAGGTCGTCAAACAGGACTTCTTCACCTGGGAAAACATGAAGTACCTGGAGAAGCCAAACCTTGCGCCCGAGGAAGCCCGCGACTACGCCGCCCTTCGCCGCTGGGCCCACCGCTTCTACCCGGGAGAAGACCCGTCGCCCAACGATTTCGGATACACGCCCGACGGCGAGCCTGACCCAGCGGCCGCGCAAGCCTGA